AGGAGCTGCATTCTGGCCGATAACCGCCCGAAATGAGCGAGCTTGAGCCATTACGAGCTCAAGTCCGGCCCACATGGGCCGACACGCCATAGATAACCTTTCGTCCGCCGCAGAGGGCCTCATGAATCTGAACAACTACACCATAGGAACGCGGGCCGGGCTGAGCTTCGCGGTTATCGCCGCGCTGGTGCTACTCCTGGGGCTGTTCGGTCTCTACAACGCCCAGTCGCTACGCGGCGCGCTGGTCCATACCGAGTCGGTCTCGCTGGCGGGCAGCCGTGCCCTGGCGCAGATCAGGGACAACCAGCTGGGTATACGGGTCATCACCCTGCGCATGATGCTCAACCGCGAGCCGGCGGTGCTCACCCCCACCGTGGCCCGGCTCGAGGTACTGATCGGGCTGCTGGACAAGGCCATGCAGGATTACCGCCAGGTGGTGACCGATCAGGGCCGCGCCAGCTTCGAGCAGTTGGACGCCACCATCGCCAACTACCGGACCTTGCTCGGCCAGTATCGGAAGCTGTCCGACCAGGGCGATGTGGAGTCCATGCGGACACTGCTCAACGGGGGTATCCAGGACGCTTCCAACAAGACCGGCGATCTGTTCAACGCCTTGCTCAAGGTCAACGTCGAAGAAAGCAACGCCTACACGGCGGAGGCGACCCAGCGTTACCAGGCCATCTGGTTCGGCTCGCTGGGAGTGCTCGGCGTAGCCTTGCTGCTGACCATCCTGCTGGCCTGGAGCCTGACCCGCAGTATCGTCCAGCCGCTGCGCTCCGCCATCGCAGCGGCGCGGGCCATGGCCGCTGGCGATCTCCGCCAGACCTTGCAGGTGCGCGGTCGCGACGAACCCTCGCAGTTGCTCGAAGCCCTGGCCGGGATGCAGGCGAGCCTGCGCCAGGCGCTGGGCCTGATCAACGATACCGCCGATCAGCTCGGTGGCGCCTGTGGCGAGGTGAGTCGCATCACCCAGCGCAATCTGGGTGAGGTCTCCCAGCAACACGACGAGATCCAACAGGCTGCCACCGCGGTCAACGAGATGACCGCCGCCGTGGAAGAGGTGGCCGGTAACGCCGTCTCCACCTCGCAGGCGTCTGACCAATCGCAACTGTTGGTCCAACGGGGCAGCCAGCAGGTGCAGCACACCCTGACCACCATTCGGGTGCTGGGGCAGGAGATGGACCAGGCGTCGAGCGACGTGGTGCAGTTGGCCGAAGAGTCGCAGAAGATCGGTACGGTGCTGGACGTGATCCGCGCCATCGCCGAGCAGACCAACCTGCTGGCGCTCAACGCCGCCATCGAAGCGGCGCGCGCGGGCGATGCCGGCCGCGGCTTCGCCGTGGTGGCCGACGAGGTACGGGCCCTGGCGGGACGCACCCAGAGTTCCACCGCCGAGATCGAGCAGATGGTCTCGCGCATCCAGAGCGGCACGCGGCAGGCGGTGGACGCCATGCAGAGCGGTACCCGTCAGGTGAGCGAGAGCCTGACCAGTGCCGAGGCCAGCGGCCAGGCGCTGGAAGAGATCAACCAGGCGATCCTCGCCATCCACGAGCGCAACCTGGTGATCGCCAGCGCCGCCGAGGAACAGGCCCAGGTGGCCCGGGAGATCGACCGCAACCTGGTGAACATCCGCGACCTGTCGGTCCGCAACTCGGAGGCC
The window above is part of the Pseudomonas oryzihabitans genome. Proteins encoded here:
- a CDS encoding methyl-accepting chemotaxis protein yields the protein MQASLRQALGLINDTADQLGGACGEVSRITQRNLGEVSQQHDEIQQAATAVNEMTAAVEEVAGNAVSTSQASDQSQLLVQRGSQQVQHTLTTIRVLGQEMDQASSDVVQLAEESQKIGTVLDVIRAIAEQTNLLALNAAIEAARAGDAGRGFAVVADEVRALAGRTQSSTAEIEQMVSRIQSGTRQAVDAMQSGTRQVSESLTSAEASGQALEEINQAILAIHERNLVIASAAEEQAQVAREIDRNLVNIRDLSVRNSEASSQVGSAIDELNGTSGELQRMLHRFQF